One genomic window of Piliocolobus tephrosceles isolate RC106 chromosome 19, ASM277652v3, whole genome shotgun sequence includes the following:
- the SBF1 gene encoding myotubularin-related protein 5 isoform X4, translated as MARLADYFVLVAFGPHPRGSGEGQGQILQRFPEKDWEDNPFPQGIELFCQPSGWQLCPERNPPTFFVAVLTDINSERHYCACLTFWEPVEPSQETTREEDAAEREEEDEGGQTHLSPTAPAPSAQLFAPKTLVLVSRLDHPEVFRNSLGLIYAIHVEGLNVCLENVIGNLLTCTVPLAGGSQRTISLGAGDRQVIQTPLADSLPVSRCSVALLFRQLGITNVLSLFCAALTEHKVLFLSRSYQRLADACRGLLALLFPLRYSFTYVPILPAQLLEVLSTPTPFIIGVNAAFQAETQELLDVIVADLDGGTVAIPECVHIPPLPEPLQSQTHSVLSMVLDPELELADLAFPPPTTSTSSLKMQDKELRAVFLRLFAQLLQGYRWCLHVVRIHPEPVIRFHKAAFLGQRGLVEDDFLMKVLEGMAFAGFVSERGVPYRPTDLFDELVAHEVARMRADENHPQRILRHVQELAEQLYKNENPYPAVAMHKVQRPGESSHLRRVPRPFPRLDEGTVQWIVDQAAAKMQGAPPAVKAEKRTTVPSGPPMTAILERCSGLHVNSARRLEVVRNCISYVFEGKMLEAKKLLPAVLRALKGRAARRCLAQELHLHVQQNRAVLDHQQFDFVVRMMNCCLQDCTSLDEHGIAAALLPLVTAFCRKLSPGVTQFAYSCVQEHVVWSTPQFWEAMFYGDVQTHIRALYLEPTEDPAPAQEVGEAPSQEDERSALDVASEQRRLWPTLSREKQQELVQKEESTVFSQAIHYANRMSYLLLPLDSSKSRLLRERAGLGDLESASNSLVTNSMAGSVAESYDTESGFEDAETCDVAGAVVRFINRFVDKVCTESGVTSDHLKGLHVMVPDIVQMHIETLEAVQRESRRLPPIQKPKLLRPRLLPGEECVLDGLRVYLLPDGREEGAGGSAGGPALLPAEGAVFLTTYRVIFTGMPTDPLVGEQVVVRSFPVAALTKEKRISVQTPVDQLLQDGLQLRSCTFQLLKMAFDEEVGSDSAELFRKQLHKLRYPPDVRATFAFTLGSAHTPGRPPRVTKDKGPSLRTLSRNLVKNAKKTIGRQHVTRKKYNPPSWEHRGQPPPEDQEDEISVSEELEPSTLTPSSALKPSDRMTMSSLVERACCRDYQRLGLGTLSSSLSRAKSEPFRISPVNRMYAICRSYPGLLIVPQSVQDNALQRVSRCYRQNRFPVVCWRSGRSKAVLLRSGGLHGKGVVGLFKAQNAPSPGQSQADSSSLEQEKYLQAVVSSMPRYADASGRNTLSGFSSAHMGSHGKWGSVRTSGRSSGLGTDVGSRLAGRDALAPPQANGGPPDPGFLRPQRAALYILGDKAQLKGVRPDPLQQWELVPIEVFEARQVKASFKKLLKACVPGCPAAEPSPASFLRSLEDSEWLIQIHKLLQVSVLVVELLDSGSSVLVGLEDGWDITTQVVSLVQLLSDPFYRTLEGFRLLLEKEWLSFGHRFSHRGAHTLAGQSSGVTPVFLQFLDCVHQVHLQFPMEFEFSQFYLKFLGYHHVSRRFRTFLLDSDYERIELGLLYEEKGERRGQLPCRSVWEYVDRLSKRTPVFYNYMYAPEDTEVLRPYSNVSNLKVWDFYTEETLAEGPPYDWELAQGPPEPPEEERSDGSAPQSRRRVVWPCYDSCPRAQPDAISRLLEELQRLETELGRPAERWKDTWDRVKAAQRLEGRPDGRGTPSSLLVSTAPHHRRSLGVYLQEGPVGSTLSLSLDSDQSSGSTASGSRQAARRSTSTLYSQFQTAESENRSYEGTLYKKGAFMKPWKARWFVLDKTKHQLRYYDHRVDTECKGVIDLAEVEAVAPGTPTMGAPKTVDEKAFFDVKTTRRVYNFCAQDVPSAQQWVDRIQSCLSDA; from the exons ATGGCGCGGCTCGCGGACTACTTCGTGCTGGTGGCGTTCGGGCCGCACCCGCGCG GGAGTGGGGAAGGCCAGGGCCAGATTCTGCAGCGCTTCCCGGAGAAGGACTGGGAAGACAACCCATTCCCCCAGGGCATCGAGCTG TTTTGCCAGCCTAGCGGGTGGCAGCTGTGTCCCGAGAGGAATCCACCGACCTTCTTTGTTGCTGTCCTCACTGACATCAACTCCGAGCGCCACTACTGCGCCTGCTTGACCTTCTGGGAGCCAGTGGAGCCTTCACAG GAAACGACGCGCGAGGAGGATGCCgcagagagggaagaggaggatgagGGAGGCCAGACCCACCTGTCTCCCACAGCGCCTGCCCCGTCTGCCCAGCTGTTTGCACCGAAGACGCTGGTACTGGTGTCTCGACTTGACCACCCGGAGGTGTTCAGG AACAGCCTCGGCCTCATCTATGCCATCCATGTGGAGGGCCTGAATGTGTGCCTGGAAAACGTGATTGGGAACCTGCTGACGTGCACCGTGCCCCTGGCTGGGGGCTCACAG AGGACGATCTCTTTGGGGGCTGGTGACCGGCAGGTCATCCAAACTCCACTGGCTGACTCGCTGCCCGTCAGCCGCTGCAGCGTGGCCCTGCTTTTCCGCCAGCTGG GCATCACCAACGTGCTGTCTTTGTTCTGTGCCGCCCTCACGGAGCACAAGGTTCTCTTCCTGTCCCGGAGCTACCAGCGGCTTGCCGATGCCTGTAGGGGCCTCCTGGCACTGCTGTTTCCTCTCAGATACAG CTTCACCTATGTGCCCATCCTGCCGGCTCAGCTGCTGGAGGTCCTCAGCACACCCACGCCCTTCATCATTGGGGTCAACGCGGCCTTTCAGGCAGAGACTCAGGAGCTG CTCGACGTGATCGTTGCTGATCTGGATGGAGGAACGGTGGCCATCCCCGAGTGCGTGCACATTCCACCCTTGCCAGAGCCGCTGCAGAGTCAGACACACAGTGTGCTGAGCATG GTCCTGGACCCGGAACTGGAGTTGGCTGACCTCGCCTTCCCTCCACCCACGACGTCCACGTCCTCCCTGAAGATGCAG GACAAGGAGCTGCGAGCCGTCTTTCTGCGGCTCTTCGCTCAGCTGCTGCAGGGCTATCGCTGGTGCCTGCACGTCGTGCGCATCCACCCAGAGCCTGTCATCCGCTTCCATAAG GCAGCCTTCCTGGGCCAGCGTGGGCTGGTGGAGGATGATTTCCTGATGAAGGTGCTGGAGGGCATGGCCTTTGCTGGCTTCGTTTCAGAGCGTGGGGTCCCGTACCGCCCCACGGACCTGTTCGATGAG CTGGTGGCCCACGAGGTGGCTCGGATGCGGGCAGATGAGAACCACCCCCAGCGTATCCTGCGTCACGTCCAGGAACTGGCAGAGCAGCTCTACAAGAAC GAGAACCCGTACCCAGCCGTGGCGATGCACAAGGTACAGAGGCCTGGCGAGAGCAGCCACCTGCGACGGGTGCCCCGGCCCTTCCCCCGGCTGGATGAGGGCACCGTGCAGTGGATCGTGGACCAGGCTGCGGCCAAGATGCAGGGTGCACCCCCAGCTGTGAAGGCCGAGAAGAGGACCACTGTGCCCTCAGGGCCCCCCATGA CTGCCATACTGGAGCGATGCAGCGGGCTGCATGTCAACAGCGCCCGGCGGCTGGAGGTCGTGCGCAACTGCATCTCCTACGTGTTTGAGGGGAAAATGCTTGAGGCCAAGAAG CTGCTCCCTGCCGTGTTGAGGGCCCTGAAGGGGCGAGCTGCTCGCCGCTGCCTTGCCCAGGAGCTGCACCTGCATGTGCAGCAGAACCGTGCGGTCCTGGACCACCAGCAGTTTGACTTTGTCGTCCGTATGATGAACTGCTGCCTGCAG GACTGCACTTCTCTGGATGAGCATGGCATCGCAGCTGCTCTGCTGCCTCTGGTCACAGCCTTCTGCCGG AAGCTGAGCCCGGGGGTGACGCAGTTCGCGTACAGCTGTGTGCAGGAGCACGTGGTGTGGAGCACGCCACAGTTCTGGGAGGCCATGTTCTATGGGGATGTGCAGACTCACATCCGGGCCCTCTACTTGGAGCCCACCGAGGACCCGGCCCCTGCCCAG GAGGTTGGGGAGGCACCTTCCCAGGAGGACGAGCGCTCTGCCCTGGATGTGGCTTCTGAGCAGCGGCGCCTGTGGCCAACCCTGAGCCGTGAGAAGCAGCAGGAGCTGGTGCAGAAGGAGGAGAGCACCGTGTTCAGCCAGGCCATCCACTATGCCAACCGCATGAGCTACCTCCTCCTGCCCCTGGACAGCAGCAAGAGCCGCCTGCTTCGGGAGCGCGCTGGGCTGGGCGACCTGGAGAGCGCCAGCAACAGCCTGGTCACCAACAG CATGGCTGGCAGCGTGGCTGAGAGCTATGACACGGAGAGTGGCTTTGAGGACGCAGAGACCTGCGACGTGGCTGGCGCTGTGGTCCGCTTCATCAACCGCTTTGTGGACAAGGTCTGCACGGAGAGTGGGGTCACCAGCGACCACCTCAAGGGGCTGCATGTCATGGTGCCAG ACATCGTCCAGATGCACATCGAGACCCTGGAGGCCGTGCAGCGGGAGAGCCGGAGGCTGCCGCCCATCCAGAAG CCCAAGCTGCTGCGGCCGCGCCTGCTGCCCGGTGAGGAGTGTGTGCTGGACGGCCTGCGCGTCTACCTGCTGCCGGATGGGCGTGAGGAGGGTGCGGGGGGCAGTGCCGGGGGACCAGCATTGCTCCCAGCTGAGGGCGCCGTCTTCCTCACCACGTACCGGGTCATCTTCACAGGGATGCCCACCGACCCCCTGG TTGGGGAGCAGGTGGTGGTCCGTTCCTTCCCGGTGGCTGCGCTGACCAAGGAGAAGCGCATCAGCGTCCAGACCCCTGTGGACCAGCTCCTGCAGGACGGGCTGCAGCTGCGCTCCTGCACATTCCAG CTGCTGAAAATGGCCTTTGATGAGGAGGTGGGGTCTGACAGTGCCGAGCTCTTCCGCAAGCAGCTGCATAAGCTGCGGTACCCGCCAGACGTCAGGGCCACCTTCGCGTTCACCCTGGGCTCTGCCCACACACCTGGCCGGCCCCCGCGAGTCACCAAGGACAAGGGTCCTTCCCTCAG AACCCTGTCCCGGAACCTGGTCAAGAACGCCAAGAAGACTATCGGGCGGCAGCATGTCACGCGTAAGAAGTACAACCCCCCCAGCTGGGAGCACCGGGGCCAGCCGCCCCCCGAGGACCAGGAGGACGAGATCTCAG TGTCGGAGGAGCTGGAGCCCAGCACGCTGACCCCGTCCTCAGCCCTGAAGCCCTCCGACCGCATGACCATGAGCAGCCTGGTGGAGAGGGCTTGCTGCCGCGACTACCAGCGCCTCGGCCTGGGCACCCTGAGCAGCAGCCTGAGCCGGGCCAAGTCTGAGCCCTTCCGCATTTCTCCAGTCAACCGCATGTATGCCATCTGCCGCAG CTACCCAGGGCTGCTGATTGTACCCCAGAGTGTCCAGGACAACGCCCTGCAGCGCGTGTCCCGCTGCTACCGCCAGAACCGCTTCCCCGTGGTCTGCTGGCGCAGCGGGCGGTCTAAGGCAGTACTGCTGCGCTCTGGCGGCCTGCATGGCAAAGGTGTCGTCGGCCTCTTCAAGGCCCAGAACGCACCTTCTCCAG GCCAGTCCCAGGCGGACTCGAGTAGCCTGGAGCAGGAGAAGTACCTGCAGGCCGTGGTCAGCTCCATGCCCCGCTACGCGGACGCGTCGGGACGCAACACGCTTAGCGGCTTCTCCTCAGCCCACATGGGCAGTCATG GTAAGTGGGGCAGTGTCCGGACCAGTGGGCGCAGCAGTGGCCTTGGCACCGATGTGGGCTCCCGGCTGGCTGGCAGAGACGCGCTGGCCCCACCGCAGGCCAACGGGGGCCCTCCCGACCCGGGCTTCCTGCGGCCACAGCGAGCAGCCCTCTACATCCTTGGGGACAAAGCCCAGCTTAAG GGTGTGCGGCCAGACCCCCTGCAGCAGTGGGAGCTGGTGCCCATTGAGGTATTTGAGGCACGGCAGGTGAAGGCTAGCTTCAAGAAGCTGCTGAAGGCGTGTGTCCCAGGCTGCCCCGCTgctgagcccagcccagcctccttcCTGCGCTCGCTGGAAGACTCGGAGTGGCTGATCCAG ATCCACAAGCTGCTGCAGGTGTCTGTGCTGGTGGTGGAGCTCCTGGATTCAGGCTCCTCTGTGCTGGTGGGCCTGGAGGATGGCTGGGACATCACCACCCAG GTGGTATCCTTGGTGCAGCTGCTCTCAGACCCCTTCTACCGCACGCTGGAGGGCTTCCGCCTGCTGCTGGAGAAGGAGTGGCTGTCCTTCGGTCACCGCTTCAGCCACCGTGGGGCCCACACCCTGGCTGGGCAGAGCAGCGGCGTCACACCCGTCTTCCTGCAGTTCCTGGACTGCGTGCACCAG GTCCACCTGCAGTTCCCCATGGAGTTTGAGTTCAGCCAGTTCTACCTCAAGTTCCTCGGCTACCACCACGTGTCCCGCCGTTTCCGGACCTTCCTGCTCGACTCTGACTATGAGCGCATTGAGCTGG GGCTGCTGTACGAGGAGAAGGGGGAACGCAGGGGCCAGCTGCCGTGCAGGTCTGTGTGGGAGTACGTGGACCGACTGAGCAAGAGGACGCCTGTGTTCTACAATTACATGTATGCGCCCGAGGACACGGAG GTCCTGCGGCCCTACAGCAACGTGTCCAACCTGAAGGTGTGGGACTTCTACACTGAGGAGACGCTGGCCGAGGGCCCTCCCTATGATTGGGAACTGGCCCAGGGGCCCCCCGAGCCCCCAGAGGAAGAGCGGTCTGACGGAAGCGCGCCCCAGAGCCGGCGCCGTGTGGTGTGGCCCTGCTACGACAGCTGCCCACGGGCCCAGCCTGATGCCATCTCACGCCTGCTGGAG GAGCTGCAGAGGCTGGAGACAGAGCTGGGCCGACCCGCTGAGCGCTGGAAGGACACCTGGGACCGGGTGAAGGCTGCACAGCGCCTCGAAGGCCGGCCAGATGGACGT GGCACCCCTAGCTCCCTCCTGGTGTCCACCGCACCCCACCACCGCCGCTCGCTGGGTGTGTACCTGCAGGAGGGGCCCGTGGGCTCCACCCTGAGCCTCAGCCTGGACAGCGACCAGAGTAGTGGCTCAACCGCATCTGGCTCCCGCCAGGCTGCCCGCCGTAGCACCAGCACCCTGTACAGCCAGTTCCAGACAGCTGAGAGTGAGAACAG GTCCTACGAGGGCACTCTGTACAAGAAGGGGGCCTTCATGAAGCCTTGGAAGGCCCGCTGGTTCGTGTTGGACAAGACCAAGCACCAG CTGCGTTACTATGACCACCGTGTGGACACAGAGTGCAAGGGTGTCATCGACCTggcggaggtggaggctgtggcaCCTGGCACGCCCACCATGGGTGCCCCTAAGACTGTGGACGAGAAGGCCTTCTTTGAC GTGAAGACAACGCGTCGCGTTTACAACTTCTGTGCCCAGGACGTGCCCTCGGCCCAGCAGTGGGTGGACCGGATCCAGAGCTGCCTGTCGGACGCCTGA
- the SBF1 gene encoding myotubularin-related protein 5 isoform X3, with translation MARLADYFVLVAFGPHPRGSGEGQGQILQRFPEKDWEDNPFPQGIELFCQPSGWQLCPERNPPTFFVAVLTDINSERHYCACLTFWEPVEPSQQETTREEDAAEREEEDEGGQTHLSPTAPAPSAQLFAPKTLVLVSRLDHPEVFRNSLGLIYAIHVEGLNVCLENVIGNLLTCTVPLAGGSQRTISLGAGDRQVIQTPLADSLPVSRCSVALLFRQLGITNVLSLFCAALTEHKVLFLSRSYQRLADACRGLLALLFPLRYSFTYVPILPAQLLEVLSTPTPFIIGVNAAFQAETQELLDVIVADLDGGTVAIPECVHIPPLPEPLQSQTHSVLSMVLDPELELADLAFPPPTTSTSSLKMQDKELRAVFLRLFAQLLQGYRWCLHVVRIHPEPVIRFHKAAFLGQRGLVEDDFLMKVLEGMAFAGFVSERGVPYRPTDLFDELVAHEVARMRADENHPQRILRHVQELAEQLYKNENPYPAVAMHKVQRPGESSHLRRVPRPFPRLDEGTVQWIVDQAAAKMQGAPPAVKAEKRTTVPSGPPMTAILERCSGLHVNSARRLEVVRNCISYVFEGKMLEAKKLLPAVLRALKGRAARRCLAQELHLHVQQNRAVLDHQQFDFVVRMMNCCLQDCTSLDEHGIAAALLPLVTAFCRKLSPGVTQFAYSCVQEHVVWSTPQFWEAMFYGDVQTHIRALYLEPTEDPAPAQEVGEAPSQEDERSALDVASEQRRLWPTLSREKQQELVQKEESTVFSQAIHYANRMSYLLLPLDSSKSRLLRERAGLGDLESASNSLVTNSMAGSVAESYDTESGFEDAETCDVAGAVVRFINRFVDKVCTESGVTSDHLKGLHVMVPDIVQMHIETLEAVQRESRRLPPIQKPKLLRPRLLPGEECVLDGLRVYLLPDGREEGAGGSAGGPALLPAEGAVFLTTYRVIFTGMPTDPLVGEQVVVRSFPVAALTKEKRISVQTPVDQLLQDGLQLRSCTFQLLKMAFDEEVGSDSAELFRKQLHKLRYPPDVRATFAFTLGSAHTPGRPPRVTKDKGPSLRTLSRNLVKNAKKTIGRQHVTRKKYNPPSWEHRGQPPPEDQEDEISVSEELEPSTLTPSSALKPSDRMTMSSLVERACCRDYQRLGLGTLSSSLSRAKSEPFRISPVNRMYAICRSYPGLLIVPQSVQDNALQRVSRCYRQNRFPVVCWRSGRSKAVLLRSGGLHGKGVVGLFKAQNAPSPGQSQADSSSLEQEKYLQAVVSSMPRYADASGRNTLSGFSSAHMGSHGKWGSVRTSGRSSGLGTDVGSRLAGRDALAPPQANGGPPDPGFLRPQRAALYILGDKAQLKGVRPDPLQQWELVPIEVFEARQVKASFKKLLKACVPGCPAAEPSPASFLRSLEDSEWLIQIHKLLQVSVLVVELLDSGSSVLVGLEDGWDITTQVVSLVQLLSDPFYRTLEGFRLLLEKEWLSFGHRFSHRGAHTLAGQSSGVTPVFLQFLDCVHQVHLQFPMEFEFSQFYLKFLGYHHVSRRFRTFLLDSDYERIELGLLYEEKGERRGQLPCRSVWEYVDRLSKRTPVFYNYMYAPEDTEVLRPYSNVSNLKVWDFYTEETLAEGPPYDWELAQGPPEPPEEERSDGSAPQSRRRVVWPCYDSCPRAQPDAISRLLEELQRLETELGRPAERWKDTWDRVKAAQRLEGRPDGRGTPSSLLVSTAPHHRRSLGVYLQEGPVGSTLSLSLDSDQSSGSTASGSRQAARRSTSTLYSQFQTAESENRSYEGTLYKKGAFMKPWKARWFVLDKTKHQLRYYDHRVDTECKGVIDLAEVEAVAPGTPTMGAPKTVDEKAFFDVKTTRRVYNFCAQDVPSAQQWVDRIQSCLSDA, from the exons ATGGCGCGGCTCGCGGACTACTTCGTGCTGGTGGCGTTCGGGCCGCACCCGCGCG GGAGTGGGGAAGGCCAGGGCCAGATTCTGCAGCGCTTCCCGGAGAAGGACTGGGAAGACAACCCATTCCCCCAGGGCATCGAGCTG TTTTGCCAGCCTAGCGGGTGGCAGCTGTGTCCCGAGAGGAATCCACCGACCTTCTTTGTTGCTGTCCTCACTGACATCAACTCCGAGCGCCACTACTGCGCCTGCTTGACCTTCTGGGAGCCAGTGGAGCCTTCACAG CAGGAAACGACGCGCGAGGAGGATGCCgcagagagggaagaggaggatgagGGAGGCCAGACCCACCTGTCTCCCACAGCGCCTGCCCCGTCTGCCCAGCTGTTTGCACCGAAGACGCTGGTACTGGTGTCTCGACTTGACCACCCGGAGGTGTTCAGG AACAGCCTCGGCCTCATCTATGCCATCCATGTGGAGGGCCTGAATGTGTGCCTGGAAAACGTGATTGGGAACCTGCTGACGTGCACCGTGCCCCTGGCTGGGGGCTCACAG AGGACGATCTCTTTGGGGGCTGGTGACCGGCAGGTCATCCAAACTCCACTGGCTGACTCGCTGCCCGTCAGCCGCTGCAGCGTGGCCCTGCTTTTCCGCCAGCTGG GCATCACCAACGTGCTGTCTTTGTTCTGTGCCGCCCTCACGGAGCACAAGGTTCTCTTCCTGTCCCGGAGCTACCAGCGGCTTGCCGATGCCTGTAGGGGCCTCCTGGCACTGCTGTTTCCTCTCAGATACAG CTTCACCTATGTGCCCATCCTGCCGGCTCAGCTGCTGGAGGTCCTCAGCACACCCACGCCCTTCATCATTGGGGTCAACGCGGCCTTTCAGGCAGAGACTCAGGAGCTG CTCGACGTGATCGTTGCTGATCTGGATGGAGGAACGGTGGCCATCCCCGAGTGCGTGCACATTCCACCCTTGCCAGAGCCGCTGCAGAGTCAGACACACAGTGTGCTGAGCATG GTCCTGGACCCGGAACTGGAGTTGGCTGACCTCGCCTTCCCTCCACCCACGACGTCCACGTCCTCCCTGAAGATGCAG GACAAGGAGCTGCGAGCCGTCTTTCTGCGGCTCTTCGCTCAGCTGCTGCAGGGCTATCGCTGGTGCCTGCACGTCGTGCGCATCCACCCAGAGCCTGTCATCCGCTTCCATAAG GCAGCCTTCCTGGGCCAGCGTGGGCTGGTGGAGGATGATTTCCTGATGAAGGTGCTGGAGGGCATGGCCTTTGCTGGCTTCGTTTCAGAGCGTGGGGTCCCGTACCGCCCCACGGACCTGTTCGATGAG CTGGTGGCCCACGAGGTGGCTCGGATGCGGGCAGATGAGAACCACCCCCAGCGTATCCTGCGTCACGTCCAGGAACTGGCAGAGCAGCTCTACAAGAAC GAGAACCCGTACCCAGCCGTGGCGATGCACAAGGTACAGAGGCCTGGCGAGAGCAGCCACCTGCGACGGGTGCCCCGGCCCTTCCCCCGGCTGGATGAGGGCACCGTGCAGTGGATCGTGGACCAGGCTGCGGCCAAGATGCAGGGTGCACCCCCAGCTGTGAAGGCCGAGAAGAGGACCACTGTGCCCTCAGGGCCCCCCATGA CTGCCATACTGGAGCGATGCAGCGGGCTGCATGTCAACAGCGCCCGGCGGCTGGAGGTCGTGCGCAACTGCATCTCCTACGTGTTTGAGGGGAAAATGCTTGAGGCCAAGAAG CTGCTCCCTGCCGTGTTGAGGGCCCTGAAGGGGCGAGCTGCTCGCCGCTGCCTTGCCCAGGAGCTGCACCTGCATGTGCAGCAGAACCGTGCGGTCCTGGACCACCAGCAGTTTGACTTTGTCGTCCGTATGATGAACTGCTGCCTGCAG GACTGCACTTCTCTGGATGAGCATGGCATCGCAGCTGCTCTGCTGCCTCTGGTCACAGCCTTCTGCCGG AAGCTGAGCCCGGGGGTGACGCAGTTCGCGTACAGCTGTGTGCAGGAGCACGTGGTGTGGAGCACGCCACAGTTCTGGGAGGCCATGTTCTATGGGGATGTGCAGACTCACATCCGGGCCCTCTACTTGGAGCCCACCGAGGACCCGGCCCCTGCCCAG GAGGTTGGGGAGGCACCTTCCCAGGAGGACGAGCGCTCTGCCCTGGATGTGGCTTCTGAGCAGCGGCGCCTGTGGCCAACCCTGAGCCGTGAGAAGCAGCAGGAGCTGGTGCAGAAGGAGGAGAGCACCGTGTTCAGCCAGGCCATCCACTATGCCAACCGCATGAGCTACCTCCTCCTGCCCCTGGACAGCAGCAAGAGCCGCCTGCTTCGGGAGCGCGCTGGGCTGGGCGACCTGGAGAGCGCCAGCAACAGCCTGGTCACCAACAG CATGGCTGGCAGCGTGGCTGAGAGCTATGACACGGAGAGTGGCTTTGAGGACGCAGAGACCTGCGACGTGGCTGGCGCTGTGGTCCGCTTCATCAACCGCTTTGTGGACAAGGTCTGCACGGAGAGTGGGGTCACCAGCGACCACCTCAAGGGGCTGCATGTCATGGTGCCAG ACATCGTCCAGATGCACATCGAGACCCTGGAGGCCGTGCAGCGGGAGAGCCGGAGGCTGCCGCCCATCCAGAAG CCCAAGCTGCTGCGGCCGCGCCTGCTGCCCGGTGAGGAGTGTGTGCTGGACGGCCTGCGCGTCTACCTGCTGCCGGATGGGCGTGAGGAGGGTGCGGGGGGCAGTGCCGGGGGACCAGCATTGCTCCCAGCTGAGGGCGCCGTCTTCCTCACCACGTACCGGGTCATCTTCACAGGGATGCCCACCGACCCCCTGG TTGGGGAGCAGGTGGTGGTCCGTTCCTTCCCGGTGGCTGCGCTGACCAAGGAGAAGCGCATCAGCGTCCAGACCCCTGTGGACCAGCTCCTGCAGGACGGGCTGCAGCTGCGCTCCTGCACATTCCAG CTGCTGAAAATGGCCTTTGATGAGGAGGTGGGGTCTGACAGTGCCGAGCTCTTCCGCAAGCAGCTGCATAAGCTGCGGTACCCGCCAGACGTCAGGGCCACCTTCGCGTTCACCCTGGGCTCTGCCCACACACCTGGCCGGCCCCCGCGAGTCACCAAGGACAAGGGTCCTTCCCTCAG AACCCTGTCCCGGAACCTGGTCAAGAACGCCAAGAAGACTATCGGGCGGCAGCATGTCACGCGTAAGAAGTACAACCCCCCCAGCTGGGAGCACCGGGGCCAGCCGCCCCCCGAGGACCAGGAGGACGAGATCTCAG TGTCGGAGGAGCTGGAGCCCAGCACGCTGACCCCGTCCTCAGCCCTGAAGCCCTCCGACCGCATGACCATGAGCAGCCTGGTGGAGAGGGCTTGCTGCCGCGACTACCAGCGCCTCGGCCTGGGCACCCTGAGCAGCAGCCTGAGCCGGGCCAAGTCTGAGCCCTTCCGCATTTCTCCAGTCAACCGCATGTATGCCATCTGCCGCAG CTACCCAGGGCTGCTGATTGTACCCCAGAGTGTCCAGGACAACGCCCTGCAGCGCGTGTCCCGCTGCTACCGCCAGAACCGCTTCCCCGTGGTCTGCTGGCGCAGCGGGCGGTCTAAGGCAGTACTGCTGCGCTCTGGCGGCCTGCATGGCAAAGGTGTCGTCGGCCTCTTCAAGGCCCAGAACGCACCTTCTCCAG GCCAGTCCCAGGCGGACTCGAGTAGCCTGGAGCAGGAGAAGTACCTGCAGGCCGTGGTCAGCTCCATGCCCCGCTACGCGGACGCGTCGGGACGCAACACGCTTAGCGGCTTCTCCTCAGCCCACATGGGCAGTCATG GTAAGTGGGGCAGTGTCCGGACCAGTGGGCGCAGCAGTGGCCTTGGCACCGATGTGGGCTCCCGGCTGGCTGGCAGAGACGCGCTGGCCCCACCGCAGGCCAACGGGGGCCCTCCCGACCCGGGCTTCCTGCGGCCACAGCGAGCAGCCCTCTACATCCTTGGGGACAAAGCCCAGCTTAAG GGTGTGCGGCCAGACCCCCTGCAGCAGTGGGAGCTGGTGCCCATTGAGGTATTTGAGGCACGGCAGGTGAAGGCTAGCTTCAAGAAGCTGCTGAAGGCGTGTGTCCCAGGCTGCCCCGCTgctgagcccagcccagcctccttcCTGCGCTCGCTGGAAGACTCGGAGTGGCTGATCCAG ATCCACAAGCTGCTGCAGGTGTCTGTGCTGGTGGTGGAGCTCCTGGATTCAGGCTCCTCTGTGCTGGTGGGCCTGGAGGATGGCTGGGACATCACCACCCAG GTGGTATCCTTGGTGCAGCTGCTCTCAGACCCCTTCTACCGCACGCTGGAGGGCTTCCGCCTGCTGCTGGAGAAGGAGTGGCTGTCCTTCGGTCACCGCTTCAGCCACCGTGGGGCCCACACCCTGGCTGGGCAGAGCAGCGGCGTCACACCCGTCTTCCTGCAGTTCCTGGACTGCGTGCACCAG GTCCACCTGCAGTTCCCCATGGAGTTTGAGTTCAGCCAGTTCTACCTCAAGTTCCTCGGCTACCACCACGTGTCCCGCCGTTTCCGGACCTTCCTGCTCGACTCTGACTATGAGCGCATTGAGCTGG GGCTGCTGTACGAGGAGAAGGGGGAACGCAGGGGCCAGCTGCCGTGCAGGTCTGTGTGGGAGTACGTGGACCGACTGAGCAAGAGGACGCCTGTGTTCTACAATTACATGTATGCGCCCGAGGACACGGAG GTCCTGCGGCCCTACAGCAACGTGTCCAACCTGAAGGTGTGGGACTTCTACACTGAGGAGACGCTGGCCGAGGGCCCTCCCTATGATTGGGAACTGGCCCAGGGGCCCCCCGAGCCCCCAGAGGAAGAGCGGTCTGACGGAAGCGCGCCCCAGAGCCGGCGCCGTGTGGTGTGGCCCTGCTACGACAGCTGCCCACGGGCCCAGCCTGATGCCATCTCACGCCTGCTGGAG GAGCTGCAGAGGCTGGAGACAGAGCTGGGCCGACCCGCTGAGCGCTGGAAGGACACCTGGGACCGGGTGAAGGCTGCACAGCGCCTCGAAGGCCGGCCAGATGGACGT GGCACCCCTAGCTCCCTCCTGGTGTCCACCGCACCCCACCACCGCCGCTCGCTGGGTGTGTACCTGCAGGAGGGGCCCGTGGGCTCCACCCTGAGCCTCAGCCTGGACAGCGACCAGAGTAGTGGCTCAACCGCATCTGGCTCCCGCCAGGCTGCCCGCCGTAGCACCAGCACCCTGTACAGCCAGTTCCAGACAGCTGAGAGTGAGAACAG GTCCTACGAGGGCACTCTGTACAAGAAGGGGGCCTTCATGAAGCCTTGGAAGGCCCGCTGGTTCGTGTTGGACAAGACCAAGCACCAG CTGCGTTACTATGACCACCGTGTGGACACAGAGTGCAAGGGTGTCATCGACCTggcggaggtggaggctgtggcaCCTGGCACGCCCACCATGGGTGCCCCTAAGACTGTGGACGAGAAGGCCTTCTTTGAC GTGAAGACAACGCGTCGCGTTTACAACTTCTGTGCCCAGGACGTGCCCTCGGCCCAGCAGTGGGTGGACCGGATCCAGAGCTGCCTGTCGGACGCCTGA